Genomic segment of Saccopteryx bilineata isolate mSacBil1 chromosome 9, mSacBil1_pri_phased_curated, whole genome shotgun sequence:
TTCCAAGGGGGCTAAGCGCAGTGACCAGGTTAGGTGTGtgccaggcagaggccacagctcGGAGATGAGCCCGCTCAGGGCTCCGGAGGGCATAGGTATAGCCAGAACAGAGTGGGCAGCGTGAAGATCCAGCAGAGGGTGAGAAAGACACCACACATGGTTGCAGAGCTCTCCTCCGCTTTAGGGCTCAGAAGTGGCTGGCTAAGGGTGTCCATCCTGAGGCCCAACTTTCCAAAGGGGGGTGCTCTGCTTCCCTGGCCCTTTCTTGTATGTATGTGGCAATAGAATATTTTGTGCTAGATAAAAGTGCAGTTAGCACTGTGCATTTTAGAGCGACTATTGTGAaagcagaaatatttaaatacttttttcttttttttacagagacagagagagagtcagagagagggatagatagggacagacaggcagaaacggagatgagaagcttaaatcatcagtttttcgttgcgacaccttagttgttcattgattgctttctcatatgtgccttgactgtgggccttcagcagactgagtaaccccttgctcgagccagcaaccttgggtccaagctggtgagctttgctcaaaccagatgaacctgtgctcaagctggtgacctcggggtctcaaacctgggtcctccgcatctcagtctgccgctctatccactgcgccaccgcccggtcaggctaaatacttttttttttttaacagatggaTTTTCCAAAGATGATAGCCATCTCGAGCTTGAGTGATGACAGTGACCCTGAACCAGACTACGCCTCACTGCCAGTGCTGGAAAACATGTCACCAGATACCCTTTCAAATATATTCTCGATCTCTAAGAGTCCCTCCGGGGAGGCTGAGAAGCCGTTGGCACGCTTATTTAAAGAAACAGCAAAGAAGGACTTGGAGACCCAGAGTAGAGACATGACACCCTCACGCCTACTGATTGAGGAGCTCAGCGATGACAAGCCTGTGGGACAGCCACCGACACCCCTGACCTGCGAAAGGGACGCCGCACTACCCCCTTCGGGTGAGGACGAGGACAGTGACCTACTTTTGGTCTCTCCTGCAGGTAATGCCACCCTACTTTGAACAGCTCAGGGGCTGAAAGCTTTGACAATGGGGAAATGAACTACTGACCACTCAAACCCTGCAGGGGATGGCCAACTGAGCCTTTGCCCCAAGAACGCCAGGTTCTTGGAGAGGGTCACTCCCGACTAAACACGGAGATGGCTATGATCACGTTCCTAACTGTGTGCCTCTTTGAGGCTGCCGCTTTCCGGTCACTGGCCTGCGCTGAGAAGCTGCTGAGCCAGCCCACTCCCGCAGTGGCATCTCCAAGCTACTCAGGGCTGTGCAGATCTTTGAAATCTTGTTCAGATGTAGATGGGGCTGGGAGTCTGCATTTTCACCCCCTTCCTCGCCATCCTGATCCTCGGCATTTCCAGACCAAGTCtcatgagggaggaaggggaacagTGACACCATAGCTGTGCATGTGAGACAAAAACGAGGGTGACAATAGGCCAGAGATTGTAGCCCCTGAACAGCGAAGGTCCAGAATCAGGGTGCATGACGTGTGAGACAGTGCTGGCAGGGGAGGTTCGTTCACCAACCAGGGACAGTGTCCAGAGCAGCTGGGCTGGGTGggacaaatgaaaacacaatctggccctggctggttggctcagtggtagagcgtcggcctggcgtgtaggagtctcgggtttgattcccggccagggcacacaggagaagcgcccatctgcttctccacccctccctctctccttcctctctgtctctctcttcctctcccgcagccaaggctccactggagcaaagtttgcccgggcgctggggatggctctgtggcctctgcctcaggtgctggaatggctctgattgtggcagagcgtcgccccctggtgggcatgccaggtggatcccgaggtcaggcacatgcgggagtctgactgcctccccgtttccagcttcggaaaaatacaacccctcaccccccaaaaaaacaatctGACATATGAGCCTGGGCTGGTGACAGGGGCCTGAGCACATGACCAGGGAGATGCATTTATAGGGAGTGCTGGAAGTGTTGACTGATAACACACCAGCGGGCATTTGTTCAGCCTCTATGGGAGCGCAAGTCAGGGTGTCTGTTGAACCGCGACAGTTCCTGCTGACTCTGCAGTAGCCAGATTTCTCTAACGCCAACCCGCATGGCTGACTCAAGGCCCACATGCAGTAAGAAACAAGGGGCTGcccgactggtggtggcacagtgatagagcttcaacctggaacactgaggtcccaggatcgaaaccccgaggttgccagcttgagcacaggctcatcatgatcgtcccaaggtcgctggcttgagcaaggggtcactgtgtcagcttgagccccccagcttaaggcacataggagaagcaatcaatgaacaactaaagtgaagcaactatactcttgcctccctctctctcaaaaaaaaaaaagattgggtgACCCCACTTCCCAAGAATACTGATCACCCCCTTCCCCTTTAGGAAAGAGCAGGGAAAAGGATGGAGTGCGGCCTGAGATGGAGCCGGAGGAGCCCAAGGTGGAAGACCAGGATGACATTGAGTTTGGCCTGGACTAAGCCCCAGGACAGCCCCTTGAACTAACAGGGAGCTGGCGGCAGggctccccttccttcctgcagTTCCTGGCAGTGCTCTGGGGCCTTGGCTGAGACGTGGACCTGCCGCACAACTCACCTCTCCGTGCCCTCAGCCCCTGCAGGTGGCGGGCAGCACTGTGCTGCTTGTTCTCGGAGCATAACCCGTTTCCCCCGGTTTTGTGGTGTAACTGTATTACCATCAATGTCTCCTTTGAACGTTATAAACATTTTAGTATTATCAGGTACTGTGATATAGGATTATTTAATATCTGTGTGAGTGATGTGAGAGCCACTTCACCGGGTACCTTGAGACGAGACCATTCCTTGCTCCACGTGTGACGAGGCATCTAAAACAGACCTTGGTGTCCTGGGAAATGTCAGGTGGGTGTTCTCCTCCCAGGAGAGCCGTCTGAGAAAGTGAACTTTCCGCATTAGACATCATAAACTATGTAAGTGGACACCTCCCACCCAgtcttaaaacttttattattcaaAACCACACTCAGGTGACAAGTTTATTCAATCCCTAAAGGTGGGTCCAAACTGTCTCCTACAAAACGTTAAATCATGGTAGAATTTGCTTACCACAAACAAACTAGCCCCCAGAAGCTGCCGATGCCCACCGGACACGCCACACCGGCAGCTGCTCAGTGTCTCGTCCCACTGTCACCAACCACAGTAGGGGCTGGCACTGTTACCCTGTCACTGGGGGACACAGGGAAACACCCTGCCTGAGTGAAGCCCCTACTTCAAGCATAGCACTGCCTGCTGGAGGGAACCCTAATGACACACCTTCAAGACAGAACCACTGGCGCCTTGTCAACCTGCCCTTGGGAGTGTCTTCAGGCAGAAGAAACCCCAGGAGAGACACTTGTTGTTCCTACTCCTCCAGCACGGCTGACATCATTTCCGAATGTCTCCCAGTCACTGCGGCCTTCAGGAGCCGGAGAAGTCTGTACCCTGAGACTGGTCCCTCTCCATGCCCTGAGTTTTAGTCACAGAAGTCACAGCTGGTCCAGGACAAGGCTCCCCAGAGTGGGGGAGCAGCTTCCCTGGGCACTCAGAATCCCATGCGGGGCTTCTTTCGGTGCAGCCGAGGGCCAGAGGGGGTGGCCCGGATGCTGGAGGTCTGTGAAGACGGCACAGTGGTACCGCCCAGGGTGTCCCTTTGGCATGGCAGTTCAGCTGTGCCATCCAGAAGGGTCCGCTGCCTGGAGGTGGTGGCCCGGTTGCTGGAGGTCTGGGAGGGGGGTGCAGAGGCACCTTCTGGGGTGTCCCCTTGAAGAGGTAGCTTGGCCATATAGTCCCGGAGGGTCTGCTGCTGCTCTGAGGGTACGTCACAGGCTGACGGATCCTGGGTCAACTCTTGGGAGGGCAAGGTCACTTGGGACTGAGGCGTGGACACAGGGAACCTCCGGTCTGGGCTGTGAGGGGGGCTGGTGGCACCTGAGAGGTCCAGGTGGCCGCTGAGCGAGGAGAAGGTACTGGACAGCTGCGTCCGACGCTTAGGCCGCTTGCGTGCTTTCTGGGGCCCGGAGCTCCGGCCCAGCCGCCGCTCCCACCAGGCAGCTGCGGGCTCTTCCCAGGCCGCTTCCAACCGCTCACTGAGCTCATCCTTGGGGCCCGGCTCGGGGGCCGGGGGTGGCTCTGCTGTGGGGAACAAGCCCAGGTCCCTCTGCTGCAGTACACGCCCTGTGGCCATGGCCGCCCGGAGACCCTCTggcaccttccccttcccctccaccttCTGCTGCTCCTTGAAGCCCAGCAGATGACGGTGGGAAAAAGTGGGTGCGGTCCACACAGGGGGAGCCGGTGGCACCTCCAGCAGGGCCTTTAGCCACCTGCGGCAGCAAGCAGTGGCCCGAGGGCTCCAGGAAACTGTGGGGGCATAAAAGTTGGGCCCGGGGTCTTCCCGGAGGTGGAGGCGCTGGTGGAAGATGTCTCCAGCTGCTGAGAGCTGGAAGAGCGACAGGACTGGTGCGGAGTCAGAGGGCGCGATGGTGGCGGCCAGACCTGGAGACAAGAGTGATGATGACCTTGTGGCCTCATGGGGGTGCAGCCCCCCAAACTCACTCCCTCATCCCAGCACACCTATGGTTGGTGCTTGTAGACGTTCCTCCAGCTGCCACTGACTCTTGGGTTCCAGCAGGGGGAATGCGGAGAGAGAGTCACTCCTGGGAGGGAGAGACTGAGGGGGCCCTGCCATCCGGGGCATGGAGACCCCTTCCCctggaggaaggacagagagcTGAGGTCCGGGCCAGGCTCCAGCCCCGTCCATCCTCCACACGCTTCTGGCCCTCACCGGACCCTCACCTGTGATGTGCAGCAGCCGCAGCTGCCCACCCCAGCCTCCGAGGAACAGCGGCCTCGGGCAGCCAGGGCGGGGGGAAGGCAGCAGCTGGGCCAGCAGAGGAGCAGAAGGGAGGCCGTGGTCCCACTTCAGCATGGGAACCAAGGGGAGACGTTCATCCACCAGGTAGAGTGAGAACTGGGGCCCCAGGAGAAACAAGACAGAAGGGATGAGACTGAGACAGGGAAGAATGGTTGGATAAGAAATGTCTGTCTGGGGGCCCCACACGGACCCAGGATGAGTGGAAACCCCAAGGGGTCACACACTCCGTGACCGGCCCTGACCACCTCTCCACCTTCACATACCCAGTCCGCACAGGAGGCGTTTCCCGAGCGGGCAGCACCATCCCTCATCCTGACGGGGATCTCAGGGGAGGAGCGAAGTCTTACCTCATAGAACCCCACCTGGCTTTCACTCAGCCtctactgcagtggttctcaacctttctaatgccgtgaccccgcaatacagttcctcatgttgcggtgaccccctaccaaaaaataattttggtggctacttcataactgtaattttgctagttatgattcggaatgtaaatacctgatatgcattatgtattttccgatggctttaggagaccccgccagggtcgtgacccacaggttgagaaccgctgctctactgGCTCACCAGACCCTGGAATCTATGCTTGAGACACACTAACACCCTggggtcctgggggggggggggcacaggaggAAGGGCAGACCGTCGGGAACCCTTAGACCTCCTCCCTTTCCTGAGCACACAGGGAAGTGTCCAGATATGCAAAGATTGCTCCCCACCCCAAGCCTGTCCTCCTTACCTGGTCCATCCCCACTGGCACCTTAAAGCCCTGCTCAGCTGGCACTCCCGCGCGGCTGTTCCCATCTGCCTGCTGGCATGTTTCAGCCACAGACTCATCACGGTTTTGTGATTCTTATTTCTCCTGCAGTTACTTGTCCCAGGACCCTCTCTAGTAACCGGCTGAGACAGTGCACAGGGGCAAGAGGGGGAAGGTGTCACTCACCTGGGTACAGACGAGATGCAGTGTGGGCTGCAGAGAACCAGGGCTGCCCTCCCCCAGGTACTGGGTTAGCAGGACACGCTCCCCTTTCCGGCACGACGCTTCCGCACCCACGCGGAAAAGCAGCAAACCACAGCCTGGTGGGCCCTGCGGGAGCAAGCCAGGTCGGCCCTCCACAGACGGGGGTCTGAGGCTCCACCAGTCTGTCGGAGTCCCTGGCCCTGTTGCTTTCCATGCCCTGGGGAAGGTCCCCACGCCAGTCACCACCCTGTGTATCTGCTCTGTCCCACTGCTGAGCGTGTGACAATCCCCCACGCCTCACCTGAGTGTCGATAATTTTCACTCCAGTGCGGTCACCCACAGTCAGCACCCGAGGGTGGGCAGTGAAGTCTGCCCAACGCCAGGGAGAAGGGTCTCGAAACACAAGGGTCTCAGGATCCTTGTAGATTTGCTGAAGCCTTGGGGAGACAGGGGAGCCGTGAGGGGGAAGATGAGCTAATGGGGCGTGGGGGGAAGACGCGGGGCAACCGGGCCTGGGTCCAGGACACGCCGTGCGGGGAGTGCGGGCAGCAGTTCAGGGAGAGCTGTTGGTGGGGGCGGAGGGTTTTCGGGAAAGTGACATTACCCGCCCTGGGGTGTCCACAGACAGATGGCTCCCGAACGGCTGCACACAACCAGCTCCCCGGGCAGGTGAGGGCTACAGGGAATAAGCATGATTATTGCTGGGCCACCACCCCTTCCTCCCATGCCTAGCTCCTTGCCAACCAGCCCGACTCAGCCCCCTTACCTGAGGTTGACCCCTGTGGCCCCCTTCTCAACCTGCAGCACCTGGAGGGGGGCTGGCTGCCCCTGCTTCCCGACCTTCCACAAGGCACAGTGGTAGTCAGAGCGGACAGCCAGCAGAgctgaggaggggacagagagggtcAGGGGCAGGCAGCAGGTCAGTCAGCACAGGAGGAAGATATCTAAAGGCCTTACATTCTCCCTGCACAGTGCAGGTCACCACCTGCCGGACAGGTCCCCGGAGCTGGATGTGGCCAGGGTCCCCAAGGATCCGAGGGTTACCACTTGGGGTCAGACGGACCTTTTGGAAATCTGGGCCTCTCGCTAAGGATAAGTGCATGAGCTTTAGTCACTGCAGACCCCTCAACTTCCTGCCCTTCCCCGGACCTGCCCAGAGCACTTCCTCCACCAGCGGGAACTGGCGGGGACCCTGCCTGGGAGAAAGGATACACAGCCTGTCCAAGGCACCTCCTGCAGGGTAGATCAGCTGCCCAGCTGGGGGCGTCCTCCCAGGCAGCCAGGCCAACGCCCCTCCGGTGAAAGCATCGTCCAGGAGCAGCTGCTCCCACCGCATTGCCAGCTCCTCATGCAGCAGCTCCCCCAGGAGGTTCGACACCGACTCTCCCAGGACCGGGTCCCCCAGGATGGAGAACCGGCGCTGTCGGTGGCTGAAATAAGCCCAAGGACACCTGGGGACAAGAGAATGGCAGAAGAGTCAGGTTGTAGCAGTGATGAGGAGGACTGGATACCATCCCTAGGGAGGCCAGCTGTAGCAGACACCTTTTTAATCTACCTAGACTTTCTTCCTGTAGGAACCCCCCCTCTGTTCCCATGCTCCCGAGGCAGTCACGTGACCTAGACCCGGACCTGGACCCTCAAGTACTCCATCACCCTGACCACAGTGACTGGCTCACAGATGGGCACGACACCCAGGCCAAGCCAGCAACACCCTTCCTGGGACTTCTGATGGTGCCTCACGAAGAGTCACTGGCTCTTTCTTAGAATCATAAGCCATCTTGCTGCACTTGAAAACTGTCCA
This window contains:
- the TAF1C gene encoding TATA box-binding protein-associated factor RNA polymerase I subunit C, which produces MEVGCRFLEPSCRQGRASVTRRMDFPSSLRPTLFMTGPLGVSNVPDVSFTCSWRDALTLPESLPQNSKPGASHLAKGLFWEPDTPGPLPLLPPGPDPWDPGLTAEDLLFRGVPKFRRQPKAVLDVTEQFSRFLWDHGDIAFAPLGRLMLENFKLEGARSYSKKMTVVSVKKILQDLGGHQPWGCPWAYFSHRQRRFSILGDPVLGESVSNLLGELLHEELAMRWEQLLLDDAFTGGALAWLPGRTPPAGQLIYPAGGALDRLYFQKVRLTPSGNPRILGDPGHIQLRGPVRQVVTCTVQGESLLAVRSDYHCALWKVGKQGQPAPLQVLQVEKGATGVNLSPHLPGELVVCSRSGAICLWTPQGGLQQIYKDPETLVFRDPSPWRWADFTAHPRVLTVGDRTGVKIIDTQGPPGCGLLLFRVGAEASCRKGERVLLTQYLGEGSPGSLQPTLHLVCTQFSLYLVDERLPLVPMLKWDHGLPSAPLLAQLLPSPRPGCPRPLFLGGWGGQLRLLHITGEGVSMPRMAGPPQSLPPRSDSLSAFPLLEPKSQWQLEERLQAPTIGLAATIAPSDSAPVLSLFQLSAAGDIFHQRLHLREDPGPNFYAPTVSWSPRATACCRRWLKALLEVPPAPPVWTAPTFSHRHLLGFKEQQKVEGKGKVPEGLRAAMATGRVLQQRDLGLFPTAEPPPAPEPGPKDELSERLEAAWEEPAAAWWERRLGRSSGPQKARKRPKRRTQLSSTFSSLSGHLDLSGATSPPHSPDRRFPVSTPQSQVTLPSQELTQDPSACDVPSEQQQTLRDYMAKLPLQGDTPEGASAPPSQTSSNRATTSRQRTLLDGTAELPCQRDTLGGTTVPSSQTSSIRATPSGPRLHRKKPRMGF